One Halobaculum sp. CBA1158 DNA segment encodes these proteins:
- a CDS encoding PIN domain-containing protein, whose product MPRALLDTSVLFAAAYRRDAAHDEAVAILRGIDSGDLPDGVVVEYVLAETLNGLTTHAGHDPAVDFLDRLEENANFHIESITGQVHASAKSIFRRHPRLSFVDAAVVAHMRTGGLGYLYAFDDDFDGIDDVYRLDSLTNPYRPE is encoded by the coding sequence GTGCCGCGAGCACTACTCGACACGTCCGTCCTCTTTGCGGCGGCCTACCGTCGAGACGCCGCACACGACGAGGCGGTGGCCATCCTCCGAGGGATCGACTCCGGAGACCTCCCTGACGGAGTGGTGGTGGAGTACGTCCTCGCGGAAACGCTCAACGGCCTCACGACCCACGCGGGACACGATCCGGCGGTCGACTTCCTCGACCGGCTGGAGGAGAACGCGAACTTTCACATCGAGTCGATCACCGGCCAGGTCCACGCCTCGGCGAAGTCGATCTTCCGGCGGCATCCGCGACTCTCGTTCGTCGACGCGGCGGTCGTCGCGCACATGCGGACGGGCGGCCTCGGCTACCTGTACGCCTTCGACGACGACTTCGACGGGATCGACGACGTGTATCGACTGGACTCTCTCACGAACCCATACCGTCCCGAGTGA
- a CDS encoding AbrB/MazE/SpoVT family DNA-binding domain-containing protein — protein MSDTAAESTVSGNQANIPARIRRELDIDDGDHLRWEIHGDGTLRVEVVQQREGTFADFDGYEGTTDTDAAADHDGWGVE, from the coding sequence ATGAGCGATACCGCCGCCGAGAGTACCGTCTCGGGGAACCAGGCGAACATCCCGGCACGGATTCGGCGGGAACTGGACATCGATGACGGGGACCACCTCCGCTGGGAGATCCACGGCGACGGTACGCTCCGCGTCGAGGTCGTCCAGCAGCGGGAGGGAACGTTCGCCGACTTCGACGGCTACGAGGGAACCACGGACACCGACGCGGCGGCCGACCACGACGGCTGGGGAGTCGAGTAG